The following nucleotide sequence is from Pseudomonas sp. RC10.
AGCTTCGCCATCTCCGGACCGGTCGCCGCTTCTTTGCCGGAGGCACCGAGCCAGCCCTCTACGGCGATTTCGAAGCTGCCGCTGCGGGCGAAGGCGAGCAGGATGATGCCGTCCACACGCCCTTTGTCGTCTTCCGGCAAGCGGTTGTAGATCGCTGGCAACACGTCAGCGCCGAACGAATACCCCGCGAGTACGAAATGCTTGGCACCCCATTTTTGCCGGTAGTGGGCCATCAGTTCGCTCAGGTCGGTCGCGGTCTGTTCTGGCGACTTGTGTTCCCAGTAATAGCGCAGTGTGTCGATGCCGACCACCGGATAGCCGCCGGACTTGGCCATGTCGCCAGCGACATCCTTGTCCAGGTCGCGCCAGCCCCCATCACCGGAAAGGAACAGAGTGACGGTGTCCGAGGGTTGGCTTGAAGGCACTTCCACCACTGGAATGTTCAGACCGCCGTTGGCGTCGTCGGCAATCAGCAGGTGGCGGACTTCGGTATTCAAAATCTGCGGGTACTTGATGTCGTAATCGCTGATTTTGGTTTCGGCGTTGGGCGTATCGCGAACGAATACAGCGGTCTCGTCATCCGGGCCGTCATTCCACGCCACGGTCCATTTGCCATGGGCGGCGGCTTTCGGCGGCGGAACCTTGCAGTCCGGCTGATTGAGCACGAAGTTCACCGAGATGGCCTGGGCCTTGTCGTTGTTCTGACCAGCCAACCAGTTCCAGGCGACCGAACCGCCTGCGCTGATCCCTGCGACCACGTCCGGTGTGCCACCGAGGTTTTGCAGCGCGCTGGTGAAAGTCTTCTCCTGCAGCTGGCAATCGTCTTTCGGCAAGATGACTTGAATGACTTGCGCCGAGGCGTCGTAGCTCAAGGCGAGGACTTGCTTATCGGTCAGCGAATCCTCGGTCGTTGCAGCCAAGGCGACGCGCGCCTTGATCTTCGTGGACGGGGTTGCACGGATCAGGGCCGAACCATCTCCAAGCGTGATGCGTTCCAGCGTGGGCTGAGCGGGCGGGCGGTTCCACAGCCAGAATCCTAATGCCACCACCAGAATTACCAGGGCTGCGAGCAAAAAGCGCCAGTAGCGTTGAATCATTAGCGTTTCACCAATCCAGTCAGGCCGCCCGCGATAAGGGCGGCAGTGTCTGCCAGTGCCACCAGCGGATCGAGTCCTGCGGGCACGGCCATATAACGAGGTTCCCAGTCAGGCTGGAATTTGTCTTTGAAACGACGCAGGCCCTGGAAGTTGTAGAGTTGCTCGCCGCGACTGAACACCATCGAACCCAAACGCTGGGTCAAGGGCGCCCCACGCCGAGGTTGCAGACCTGACAACGGCACCATACCCAGGCTGAAGCGGGCGTAGCCTTCCTTTTTATAATGAAGAATCAGGCCGACCATCATGAATTCCATGGTCAGCTTCGGTGCGTCGGGGTGCGAGCGCATCAAGTCCAGACTGGCGAGATCCTGTCGGGATGTTTCCAGCAGGTTCGAAAACGCCACGGGCTTGCCTTGGAAGTGAACGATGGCGATGCGGAAATGCTTGAGGTAATCCAGGCTGAAGCGGCCCAGCGAGAACCCTTTTTCCCGTACGTTCTTGCCCGTGAGCCAGGCATCGGAAATCACTTTCAGCTCATCCATTGGCGCTTGGCCGACTTCATAGATTTCCAGTGACAGACCGTCGCGACCACCCCGATTCCAGGTGTAGCGCAGGTCCTTCATCTCCTTGCCTTTGGCTTCGATGTCGAACGCGTGCAGGTTGACCCGGGCCTCTTCGCCTAACTTGATCGCCGTCAGACCGATGTCCATGTAGAACGGCAGGTTCTCGGCACGCACCTGATAAAACACAGGCCGGGCGTGATGCACGTCGCAGAGGTCGCGGAATTGCCAGATCAGCTCGGCGCGTTGTTGGGTCGGGCCGATAGGGTCATACAACGCCACCAGACTGCGGCCGCGGTGGGCGTACATGAGAAACGCGTTGCCATCCGGGTGCAGCAAGACAGCCTTGTCGCCTGTCAGCACCAACCCGCCGTCTGGCTGATTGGACGCTTTGATGATTTCGGCGGCCTTGGCCAGCTGCGCTTCATCCGGCAGATCGATCTGCGGGCGGGCAGTGCGCAGCAGCCACGTCAACGAAACGATCACCAGCAGCACCGCACTGCCGAGTGCCGAGCGCAGACCTCGCGGGGCATCGGCGTCGAGGGTGAATTGCCACCACAGCTGATGGCTGTAGGGCACGTCTTGATAGGCGAACAGCAGCAGCCAGAACGAAGCCCCCAGCACGCAGATGCTCGCCACCAGATACAGGGGCGAAAAAGGCAGTTCGAACAAGCGGCTCGGTCGGTAGAACGAACGACGGAAGATGGCGAGCAGACACGCCGTCAGCAGCAGAAGGCTGGCTTCCGCCCAGTCGAAGCCTTTAAGGATCGACAGGATTGAACCCACGAACAGCAGAATAGTGGTCAACATCCAGGCCGCTGACAGTCGCCGACGCAGGCCTTGCGCGAGCAACAGGCAGAGCACGCCGATCAGGCTGGCACCGAAGTGGGACGCGTCGATCAGCCGATGCGGGATCAGAAAGCCCAGGCTTTCCAGTCGTGTGTCGATTTCAGGGGTCGCACCGGAAAACAGCAGCACGACGCCCGAGAGAAACACCAACAAGGCCAGGATCGGTGCGCCAAGGCCTGAAGCGACGCGCATGGCCTGACGCGCGAACAGGAAGCGCTTGGCCTCGCTGAACAGCAGCACCAGACACGCGATCAACAGCGGCAGGACCACGTAGATCAGGCGATACAGGAGCAGAGCTGCCGCGAGGGGAGCCGCGCCCAATTCATCAGCAAAAGCGGCGAGCAGAATCGCTTCGAACACGCCCACACCACCGGGAACATGGCTGAGCACGCCTGCGGCCAGTGCCAGCAGGTACACCAATAGAAATGCACCAAAAGGCGGCGCGGACGGTAGCAGCAGATACAAAACGGCAGCCGCAGCGGCGACGTCCAGCGCCGTAATCACCAGTTGCATCAGTGTCAGGCGCAGACCCGGCAGACGCAGAGTGCGACGGCCCGCGCGCACTAGCAAGTTGTGTGGGATGGTCTGTTCCGGGAGACGGCGACGATAGACCGCCACCCCGATGATCAGGCTCAGCGCGAGGACAGCGACGGCGATTGTCGCCAGTACCGGGACAGACAAATGCAACGCAAGGGAGGCAGCAGGCAGGTCGCTTAACATTGCCAATGCCGCCAATGGTGGAAGCGCGCACCCGAGCGAGAGGCTGGCAAATAGCGTCATGTGCGCCACTTCGCCTGCGCCGAGTCCCAGGCGAGAGTACAGGCGATACCTCACAGAGCCGCCGGAAAGCATCGACAGACCAACCGCATTGCCGATGGCGAAGGCACAAAACCCGCCCATCACCAACGACTTGGGTGGCAGTTCCACATTGGCGTATTTACTAGCGGACCATTCATAGCCCAGCAAAATGGTAAAACCGATGACCGTTGCCAGAACAGCGCCTGCCAGAGAGGGCATTGGCACGCTAAGGAGCGAATCTTGCAGCGCGTAAATGTCAAGTTCAGTCAGCATGTGCCGACAGGCGATCAATGCGAGGGCGAACAGGATAATGGTGACAGCCAGCCCGATAGGTTGACGATATTTGCTCACCAGTTCGCGAACACGCAGTCGGGCAGGAGGAGCCGGAGGGGTTTCCGGGACTGCTTCATTTGAGTCGGACGGGTTGGCGCGCATCAATCACTCCTTGGATCGTGCGCGACAGAATGGGGGTATACAGCCAAGTTACCAATCCCTACGCAAAAAATAATTCAGGATGTTAGCGCTTCAACGTCTAACGGGCGAATACGGCAGCGACCTCTCGTGACCCTTGAGTCTAGTTTCGGTTGTTCCTAAACGTATCGGCAAAAGGCACAAATTCTGTCGCGACCGGCAACATACGGTAACAAACCGATAAAGACCAATCGGCTATGACAATGTGATGTGACAGCCAAATACCTATGCTGTTCGGCCCTTTTCGTCAGGGCAAAAAAAAGGCCACTCTTTCGAGTAGCCTTCTTTATAACGTTGGTTGCGGGAGCCGGATTTGAACCGACGACCTTCGGGTTATGAGCCCGACGAGCTACCAGACTGCTCCATCCCGCGTCTGTGAGGCGGCATTCTACAGCCGATCGACGAGGTGTCAACCTTTAAACTCCATGATCGACAAAATAACCACAATTTCACGGCGGCATGCGTAACTCGCGGTCAGACAAGGCTTTTATCTCGACGGCGCCGCAGGGCAGGGCGCCATCATTGATGAAAGATATTTCACTAAGATGAACGCAGATAATTTTCTCACGCGCACAAAAAAGCCACTCTGTTGAGTGGCTTTTTTGATGTTTGGTTGCGGGAGCCGGATTTGAACCGACGACCTTCGGGTTATGAGCCCGACGAGCTACCAGACTGCTCCATCCCGCGTCTGTGAGGCGGCATTCTACAGAGGAACGGCATGGTGTCAAGCTCATGACGGAAAAAAGTGCTTTTTCTTCAAAAGCTTAGCGCCGGGCATGCAACGGCTTTGTACCTCTGGGGCAGGCTGGGCGGGCGTGTCAGCCCGATTGCGGTCGTACCTCAACCGGTTGAATCTCAGGTGCTTGCGCTGCAAGAAGTGTCAGAAGGATGCGTGAGTGAGATACTGGCGGACCGTTTTCCTACGACCGCATGTCATGCCGCA
It contains:
- a CDS encoding AcvB/VirJ family lysyl-phosphatidylglycerol hydrolase produces the protein MIQRYWRFLLAALVILVVALGFWLWNRPPAQPTLERITLGDGSALIRATPSTKIKARVALAATTEDSLTDKQVLALSYDASAQVIQVILPKDDCQLQEKTFTSALQNLGGTPDVVAGISAGGSVAWNWLAGQNNDKAQAISVNFVLNQPDCKVPPPKAAAHGKWTVAWNDGPDDETAVFVRDTPNAETKISDYDIKYPQILNTEVRHLLIADDANGGLNIPVVEVPSSQPSDTVTLFLSGDGGWRDLDKDVAGDMAKSGGYPVVGIDTLRYYWEHKSPEQTATDLSELMAHYRQKWGAKHFVLAGYSFGADVLPAIYNRLPEDDKGRVDGIILLAFARSGSFEIAVEGWLGASGKEAATGPEMAKLPGDKVLCVYGVEEKDESGCTEATAPGEKIQLPGGHHFDENYPSLAKRLIAVIDKWKGKEAPPTAANE
- the mprF gene encoding bifunctional lysylphosphatidylglycerol flippase/synthetase MprF, translating into MRANPSDSNEAVPETPPAPPARLRVRELVSKYRQPIGLAVTIILFALALIACRHMLTELDIYALQDSLLSVPMPSLAGAVLATVIGFTILLGYEWSASKYANVELPPKSLVMGGFCAFAIGNAVGLSMLSGGSVRYRLYSRLGLGAGEVAHMTLFASLSLGCALPPLAALAMLSDLPAASLALHLSVPVLATIAVAVLALSLIIGVAVYRRRLPEQTIPHNLLVRAGRRTLRLPGLRLTLMQLVITALDVAAAAAVLYLLLPSAPPFGAFLLVYLLALAAGVLSHVPGGVGVFEAILLAAFADELGAAPLAAALLLYRLIYVVLPLLIACLVLLFSEAKRFLFARQAMRVASGLGAPILALLVFLSGVVLLFSGATPEIDTRLESLGFLIPHRLIDASHFGASLIGVLCLLLAQGLRRRLSAAWMLTTILLFVGSILSILKGFDWAEASLLLLTACLLAIFRRSFYRPSRLFELPFSPLYLVASICVLGASFWLLLFAYQDVPYSHQLWWQFTLDADAPRGLRSALGSAVLLVIVSLTWLLRTARPQIDLPDEAQLAKAAEIIKASNQPDGGLVLTGDKAVLLHPDGNAFLMYAHRGRSLVALYDPIGPTQQRAELIWQFRDLCDVHHARPVFYQVRAENLPFYMDIGLTAIKLGEEARVNLHAFDIEAKGKEMKDLRYTWNRGGRDGLSLEIYEVGQAPMDELKVISDAWLTGKNVREKGFSLGRFSLDYLKHFRIAIVHFQGKPVAFSNLLETSRQDLASLDLMRSHPDAPKLTMEFMMVGLILHYKKEGYARFSLGMVPLSGLQPRRGAPLTQRLGSMVFSRGEQLYNFQGLRRFKDKFQPDWEPRYMAVPAGLDPLVALADTAALIAGGLTGLVKR